CTGCGAGACTGAATCAACAAGAAAAATTGGCATGGTTTCTTCAAGAAGCTCAGGTCCTCATTATGCTAGCTTACCAGCAGATGTATCATGGGGTAAGTTCCTTTCTGCTGTAGTTTATCTAACTGTTAATTTACTCATCAGGCAACTCCTACTTTTGTCAATCCACTTATAACCTGTGATGTAGTTtgtttttttaaggaattttttcGGTTGCTTTCAAGTGTTTCTGGTTGTGGACTTGTGGTTGTTGCTCTCATCTATTGGATTATAATGCACTGACCCATTTTGTTCCTTTTAATGTAAATCTCTCTCTCACAAAACCGAAACTTAATCTGTTTCATGTCAAGTGGTAGTTAAATTATCTTGATCTCACTACCAGGGAATCAGTTATACAATGAAACAAGGACTGTGAGACATGAAACTGTTGAAAAAAGGAATAGATCATCTTGATTCATGCAACAAATTATCATGGCATTGCATCATAATATTTCATCGGCTAAACTCAGGGACCAACGGTGCTGAAACTACAACTCCAAGGGCTCCTGTGAAAGAAGCTATTCAAGAACATGGGAGCATGTAAATATTGTGAACCAGTCCACATAATGAAACGTTCTTAGTCAATCTGTAAGGTAAAATGTTGATACATAAGTTGTTTTAGATTAATGCTCCATTGTTCTCTTCTATCATTGACATTATGCAAACACAAATGGAGGCATAAACACTTTATTTTGTTACTTCAGTCTTTTAAAGGAGTAAAAATTAGATTTTCTGAGGAAATCTTTAGCTGAACTGGCAAGTGCTTGCTTGGCAAAATCTTCTATTAGGATTGTTAACAATTCCTAATTGAGTTTGTTAAGTTAGTTGAACACTTCCACAAATTTGTCTCACTCAAATTCCTAGTTTTGGTTCACTATATTAGAGCTCGTGACTTTCCTCAATGTCGGTCTTAACTGGTCTTTAGCAGTTTTTAACCCATCACCTGGTTCTGGATTAGTGGTTTGCAGTCTCGTCTGGAAATGGAGTGATTCAAAATTTGTCATTTTTGTCCTTGTTGGGGATTCTCTTGCTCTAAAACTGGATCCAAACAGCTATGCATTATGGTGATCTTtcatatggtttttttttttaccaaattgAATAGTTAGCTAAGTGGTTCTGTTGCTGCTTCTATATAGAGATAGTAATTGGTCATGTCATGCATTTATTTCGCCTTCCCAAAATTTGCTCCGGCGTAACTTATTTGACCAAAATCTCATGGAAGAACAATCTATatacaattaatatatatatatatatataatacaattcAATTCTAACATATTAAGTAAATCCCAAGTTTAAACAATTAATCAGAAAGAGAGAGAAGCAACAAAACACAAGTAAAGAAAGTTTGCAAAAGAGCTAGTCAAACAAAATATTGATGCCCTGTACTCATAGTCATAATCTCTTCATGCTTGATAATAACATCTCCTCTATAACATTTGAACATCTCTATTGCTGTAGAAGTGATCTTCCCTCCGCGGCTCATGTACAAAACAGAGAGCCTTCTGCACCCATTTCGCAAAGCCAGCAACCCGTCGTCACATAGGTTCCGACATCGGTTCACATGAAGTTTCTCCAAGTTATGACAGTTCATCCCAATAGAAACCCATCCAGAGATCTTCACCTCATTGCACAATGCTAAGTTCCACTCTTGAAGTAGGGGACACCCTTTTGAAATTGCTAAAATAGACTGATCGCCCACAGTTTTGCACAACCGAAGGTTAAGGATTTTCAGGTTTGAGCCAAGTCCTGCTCCTATAGCTACCAATCCATCTCTGCCTACATGCCAGCTTAGAGAAGAAACATCCAAATACTCTAATCCACCTCCACTCACTATTCCACCCATGCCTTGTGGGTCAAGATCACAAGACTCGGCTTCTACATAAGCTAAAGTTGAAGAACAACCTCTGAAGCCAACACCAGTTATACGGCTACAGAAAGATATTCTGACGGCTTGAAGTTGATGGCATGCATTTACAAGAGCCCTTAATCCATGGTCAGAAATGTATGAGCAGTGTGAGAGGTTTACTTGTTTTAGACCAGAGCAAGCTTTGGCCAAATTTGCTAACCCAACATCAGTAACATTGCATCGGTAAAGACTAACTAGTGTTAGTGAGGGGCAAGCAATGGCGGCCATGGAAAATCCATTATCAGTGATACTAAAACAACAGTCAAAATGAATAGCTTGCAAGTTTGAACCATAATACTGTAGTGGTACCAAGCCTGAATCATTTAGGTATATGCAACCAGCTAAGGATAAAGACTGTAAATTCTGAAAGCGGGTGAGCACCCTATTGAGATGGAAGGAATTGAAGTTAAAATTGGGGTGTCCTAATGAAGAAAGACTCAAATGGGTGAATGAACATGCAAACTGTAAAGAGCGTCGGCTATGGTTTTGAATTTGGAGCCATCGTTGGCAAGTCAGGCCAAAGGATTCACGATCTGTGAAACAATCAAGTCCTCGGA
The genomic region above belongs to Humulus lupulus chromosome 1, drHumLupu1.1, whole genome shotgun sequence and contains:
- the LOC133786314 gene encoding F-box/LRR-repeat protein 12; the protein is MEDHSNIGLTSIMHLPDDCLYFIFRGLDCFTDRESFGLTCQRWLQIQNHSRRSLQFACSFTHLSLSSLGHPNFNFNSFHLNRVLTRFQNLQSLSLAGCIYLNDSGLVPLQYYGSNLQAIHFDCCFSITDNGFSMAAIACPSLTLVSLYRCNVTDVGLANLAKACSGLKQVNLSHCSYISDHGLRALVNACHQLQAVRISFCSRITGVGFRGCSSTLAYVEAESCDLDPQGMGGIVSGGGLEYLDVSSLSWHVGRDGLVAIGAGLGSNLKILNLRLCKTVGDQSILAISKGCPLLQEWNLALCNEVKISGWVSIGMNCHNLEKLHVNRCRNLCDDGLLALRNGCRRLSVLYMSRGGKITSTAIEMFKCYRGDVIIKHEEIMTMSTGHQYFV